In Dermochelys coriacea isolate rDerCor1 chromosome 10, rDerCor1.pri.v4, whole genome shotgun sequence, one DNA window encodes the following:
- the KIF23 gene encoding kinesin-like protein KIF23 isoform X2, producing MKAATKTPRKPVLKKSSNTNLKDPVGVYCRVRPLSVQDQECCIEVISETTVQIHPPDGYRIFRNGEYRETQYTFKEVFGTLVTQKALFDVVARPLVEDLIRGKNGLLFTYGVTGSGKTHTMTGSPGDGGLLPRCLDMIFNSIGPFQAKRFVFKLDDKNGVDVQCEVDALLERQKRDAMPIPKTPSGKRQIDPEFADMISVRDHCKVEEVEEDNVYSVFVSYIEIYNNYIYDLLEEVPFDPIKPKPPQSKVLREDQNHNMYVIGCTEVEVKSTEEAFEVFWRGQKKRRIANTQLNRESSRSHSVFMIKLAQAPLDADGDNVLQEREQITLSQLSLVDLAGSERTNRTKAEGNRLREAGNINQSLMTLRTCIEVLRENQMYGTNKMVPYRDSKLTHLFKNYFDGEGKVRMVVCVNPKAEDYEESLQVMRFAEMTQEVEVARPVDKPLCGLTPGRRFRNQAFKDELSRRLEIRGGPIGGETEEQSVTEILLQNFPPLPSCELLDVNDDQTLPRLIEVLEKRHRMRQMLSEEFTKNVLAFKTMLQEFDSSIVSKENYAQGKLTEKEKMIAGQKMEIERLEKKTKTLEYKIEILEKTTTIYEEDKRNLQQELESKSQKLQRQASDKRRLEARLQGMVTETTMKWEKECERRVAAKQLEMQNKLWVKDEKLKQLKAIVTEPKNEKPERPSREKDREKVFQRSVSPPPAPFSSNYVTQVPNSQPLMSQPQLHRRSNSCSSICVASCISEWEQKIPPYNKHTIGTPKARSRQQEPEQNRNCNVSDRRRGMHWTGVIEVPSRRDEIEIEEDQCCRTAPPVRLRHRRSRSAGERWVDHKPPSNVPTETVMQPHVPHAITVAAANEKALAKCDKYMLTHQELASDGEIETKLIKGDVYRTRGGGQAVQFTDIETLKQESPTGRKRRSSTSSPTPPEDAAESEWTDVETRCSVAVEMRAGSSLGPGYQHHAQPKRKKP from the exons ATGAAGGCGGC AACTAAAACTCCTAGAAAACCAGTGCTAAAGAAGTCATCCAACACAAATCTGAAAGATCCAGTTGGG GTGTACTGCAGAGTGCGTCCCCTAAGTGTTCAGGATCAGGAGTGTTGCATAGAAGTGATCAGTGAAACAACAGTTCAGATTCATCCTCCTGATGGATACAGAATATTCCGGAATGGGGAATACAGGGAG acGCAGTATACGTTTAAGGAAGTATTTGGAACTCTTGTCACTCAGAAAGCACTCTTTGATGTTGTGGCTAGACCTCTAGTAGAAGATCTCATTCGTGGAAAGAATG GTCTCCTTTTCACCTATGGTGTGACAGGTAGTGGGAAAACACACACAATGACAGGTTCTCCTGGTGATGGAGGACTTCTTCCCCGGTGCTTAGACATGATCTTCAACAGCATAGGACCATTTCAGGCCAAGCGATTT GTTTTTAAACTTGATGACAAGAACGGTGTGGATGTGCAGTGTGAAGTTGATGCTTTGTTAGAGCGTCAGAAAAGAGATGCCATGCCAATTCCAAAGACTCCATCTGGCAA ACGACAAATAGATCCAGAATTTGCTGATATGATCAGTGTACGAGATCATTGCAAAGTGGAAGAGGTTGAAGAAGACAACGTCTACAGTGTGTTTGTCTCGTATATTGAAATCTACAATAACTACATATATGACCTGTTGGAGGAAGTTCCCTTCGATCCAATAAAACCAaa ACCTCCACAATCCAAAGTACTCCGTGAGGACCAGAATCACAACATGTATGTTATAGGATGCACCGAAGTAGAGGTAAAATCTACTGAAgaagcttttgaagttttttggagAG GTCAAAAGAAAAGGCGCATTGCTAACACTCAGCTGAATCGCGAATCTAGTCGTTCTCACAGCGTGTTTATGATTAAGTTGGCTCAGGCGCCACTGGATGCAGATGGAGATAATGTCCTGCAG GAGAGAGAACAAATAACTTTAAGCCAGCTGTCCTTGGTTGATTTAGCTGGAAGTGAAAGAACGAATAGGACAAAAGCTGAAGGAAACAGACTACGTGAAGCAG GTAATATTAACCAGTCACTTATGACATTAAGAACATGTATTGAAGTTCTACGGGAGAACCAAATGTATGGAACCAACAAG atgGTCCCTTATCGAGACTCCAAATTAACCCATCTGTTCAAGAACTACTTTGATGGAGAAGGAAAAGTGCGTATGGTCGTGTGCGTTAACCCCAAGGCTGAGGACTATGAGGAAAGCTTG CAAGTCATGCGATTTGCAGAAATGACCCAAGAAGTTGAAGTTGCAAGACCTGTTGATAAACCACTGTGTGGCTTAACCCCAGGACGCCGATTTAGAAACCAGGCCTTTAAGGATGAACTCTCACGAAGACTTGAGATTCGAGGTGGCCCAATCGGCGGAG AAACAGAAGAACAGTCTGTGACAGAAATTCTTCTGCAGAACTTCCCTCCATTACCATCATGTGAACTACTGGACGTGAATGATGACCAAACACTTCCTAGACTGATTGAAGTCCTTGAGAAACGCCACAGAATGCGGCAGATGTTGTCAGAAGAGTTCACCAAAAATG TACTCGCATTTAAAACTATGCTGCaggaatttgatagcagcattGTATCCAAGGAAAACTACGCTCAAGGAAAACTCACTGAAAAGGAGAAAATGATAGCAGGACAGAAAATGGAGATTGAACGACTGGAAAAGAAAACTAAAACGTTAGAGTACAAG ATTGAGATTTTAGAGAAAACTACTACAATTTATGAAGAAGACAAACGTAATTTGCAGCAAGAGCTAGAAAGCAAGAGTCAGAAATTGCAGCGGCAGGCTTCTGATAAGCGTAGATTGGAAGCACGATTGCAAGGCATGGTGACAGAGACAACAATGAAGTGGGAGAAGGAATGT GAGCGCCGTGTGGCGGCAAAACAGCTGGAGATGCAGAACAAGCTCTGGGTCAAAGATGAGAAACTGAAGCAACTGAAAGCTATTGTTACTGAACCAAAGAatgaaaaaccagagaggccTTCACGGGAGAAGGATCGGGAGAAGGTTTTTCAGAGATCTGTGTCTCCCCCGCCAGCACCA ttttctaGTAACTATGTTACTCAAGTCCCTAACAGCCAACCTCTCATGAGCCAGCCACAGCTGCATAGACGCTCTAACTCTTGTAGCAGCATTTGTGTGGCATCCTGTATTTCGGAGTGGGAGCAGAAAATTCCTCCATACAACAAGCATACCATTGGCACACCTAAGGCAAGGAGTAGACAACAGGAACCAGAGCAAAATAGAAACTGTAATGTGTCAGACAGAAGGCGAGGGATGCACTGGACTGGAGTCATTGAGGTCCCCAGCCGTAGAGATGAGATAGAAATAGAAGAGGACCAATGCTGCAGG ACTGCACCTCCAGTTCGTCTCAGACACAGACGATCACGCTCAGCGGGGGAGAGATGGGTAGATCATAAGCCACCTTCTAATGTGCCAACTGAAACGGTCATGCAACCACATGTCCCCCATGCCATCACAGTAGCAGCTGCAAACGAAAAGGCACTAGCTAAGTGTGACAAGTACATGCTGACGCATCAGGAACTAGCTTCTGATGGGGAGATTGAAACTAAACTGATTAAG GGTGACGTTTACAGAACCAGAGGTGGTGGACAGGCAGTCCAGTTCACGGATATAGAGACTCTAAAACAAGAATCACCAACCGG
- the KIF23 gene encoding kinesin-like protein KIF23 isoform X3 — translation MKAARTKTPRKPVLKKSSNTNLKDPVGVYCRVRPLSVQDQECCIEVISETTVQIHPPDGYRIFRNGEYRETQYTFKEVFGTLVTQKALFDVVARPLVEDLIRGKNGLLFTYGVTGSGKTHTMTGSPGDGGLLPRCLDMIFNSIGPFQAKRFVFKLDDKNGVDVQCEVDALLERQKRDAMPIPKTPSGKRQIDPEFADMISVRDHCKVEEVEEDNVYSVFVSYIEIYNNYIYDLLEEVPFDPIKPKPPQSKVLREDQNHNMYVIGCTEVEVKSTEEAFEVFWRGQKKRRIANTQLNRESSRSHSVFMIKLAQAPLDADGDNVLQEREQITLSQLSLVDLAGSERTNRTKAEGNRLREAGNINQSLMTLRTCIEVLRENQMYGTNKMVPYRDSKLTHLFKNYFDGEGKVRMVVCVNPKAEDYEESLQVMRFAEMTQEVEVARPVDKPLCGLTPGRRFRNQAFKDELSRRLEIRGGPIGGETEEQSVTEILLQNFPPLPSCELLDVNDDQTLPRLIEVLEKRHRMRQMLSEEFTKNVLAFKTMLQEFDSSIVSKENYAQGKLTEKEKMIAGQKMEIERLEKKTKTLEYKIEILEKTTTIYEEDKRNLQQELESKSQKLQRQASDKRRLEARLQGMVTETTMKWEKECERRVAAKQLEMQNKLWVKDEKLKQLKAIVTEPKNEKPERPSREKDREKVFQRSVSPPPAPTAPPVRLRHRRSRSAGERWVDHKPPSNVPTETVMQPHVPHAITVAAANEKALAKCDKYMLTHQELASDGEIETKLIKGDVYRTRGGGQAVQFTDIETLKQESPTGRKRRSSTSSPTPPEDAAESEWTDVETRCSVAVEMRAGSSLGPGYQHHAQPKRKKP, via the exons ATGAAGGCGGC TAGAACTAAAACTCCTAGAAAACCAGTGCTAAAGAAGTCATCCAACACAAATCTGAAAGATCCAGTTGGG GTGTACTGCAGAGTGCGTCCCCTAAGTGTTCAGGATCAGGAGTGTTGCATAGAAGTGATCAGTGAAACAACAGTTCAGATTCATCCTCCTGATGGATACAGAATATTCCGGAATGGGGAATACAGGGAG acGCAGTATACGTTTAAGGAAGTATTTGGAACTCTTGTCACTCAGAAAGCACTCTTTGATGTTGTGGCTAGACCTCTAGTAGAAGATCTCATTCGTGGAAAGAATG GTCTCCTTTTCACCTATGGTGTGACAGGTAGTGGGAAAACACACACAATGACAGGTTCTCCTGGTGATGGAGGACTTCTTCCCCGGTGCTTAGACATGATCTTCAACAGCATAGGACCATTTCAGGCCAAGCGATTT GTTTTTAAACTTGATGACAAGAACGGTGTGGATGTGCAGTGTGAAGTTGATGCTTTGTTAGAGCGTCAGAAAAGAGATGCCATGCCAATTCCAAAGACTCCATCTGGCAA ACGACAAATAGATCCAGAATTTGCTGATATGATCAGTGTACGAGATCATTGCAAAGTGGAAGAGGTTGAAGAAGACAACGTCTACAGTGTGTTTGTCTCGTATATTGAAATCTACAATAACTACATATATGACCTGTTGGAGGAAGTTCCCTTCGATCCAATAAAACCAaa ACCTCCACAATCCAAAGTACTCCGTGAGGACCAGAATCACAACATGTATGTTATAGGATGCACCGAAGTAGAGGTAAAATCTACTGAAgaagcttttgaagttttttggagAG GTCAAAAGAAAAGGCGCATTGCTAACACTCAGCTGAATCGCGAATCTAGTCGTTCTCACAGCGTGTTTATGATTAAGTTGGCTCAGGCGCCACTGGATGCAGATGGAGATAATGTCCTGCAG GAGAGAGAACAAATAACTTTAAGCCAGCTGTCCTTGGTTGATTTAGCTGGAAGTGAAAGAACGAATAGGACAAAAGCTGAAGGAAACAGACTACGTGAAGCAG GTAATATTAACCAGTCACTTATGACATTAAGAACATGTATTGAAGTTCTACGGGAGAACCAAATGTATGGAACCAACAAG atgGTCCCTTATCGAGACTCCAAATTAACCCATCTGTTCAAGAACTACTTTGATGGAGAAGGAAAAGTGCGTATGGTCGTGTGCGTTAACCCCAAGGCTGAGGACTATGAGGAAAGCTTG CAAGTCATGCGATTTGCAGAAATGACCCAAGAAGTTGAAGTTGCAAGACCTGTTGATAAACCACTGTGTGGCTTAACCCCAGGACGCCGATTTAGAAACCAGGCCTTTAAGGATGAACTCTCACGAAGACTTGAGATTCGAGGTGGCCCAATCGGCGGAG AAACAGAAGAACAGTCTGTGACAGAAATTCTTCTGCAGAACTTCCCTCCATTACCATCATGTGAACTACTGGACGTGAATGATGACCAAACACTTCCTAGACTGATTGAAGTCCTTGAGAAACGCCACAGAATGCGGCAGATGTTGTCAGAAGAGTTCACCAAAAATG TACTCGCATTTAAAACTATGCTGCaggaatttgatagcagcattGTATCCAAGGAAAACTACGCTCAAGGAAAACTCACTGAAAAGGAGAAAATGATAGCAGGACAGAAAATGGAGATTGAACGACTGGAAAAGAAAACTAAAACGTTAGAGTACAAG ATTGAGATTTTAGAGAAAACTACTACAATTTATGAAGAAGACAAACGTAATTTGCAGCAAGAGCTAGAAAGCAAGAGTCAGAAATTGCAGCGGCAGGCTTCTGATAAGCGTAGATTGGAAGCACGATTGCAAGGCATGGTGACAGAGACAACAATGAAGTGGGAGAAGGAATGT GAGCGCCGTGTGGCGGCAAAACAGCTGGAGATGCAGAACAAGCTCTGGGTCAAAGATGAGAAACTGAAGCAACTGAAAGCTATTGTTACTGAACCAAAGAatgaaaaaccagagaggccTTCACGGGAGAAGGATCGGGAGAAGGTTTTTCAGAGATCTGTGTCTCCCCCGCCAGCACCA ACTGCACCTCCAGTTCGTCTCAGACACAGACGATCACGCTCAGCGGGGGAGAGATGGGTAGATCATAAGCCACCTTCTAATGTGCCAACTGAAACGGTCATGCAACCACATGTCCCCCATGCCATCACAGTAGCAGCTGCAAACGAAAAGGCACTAGCTAAGTGTGACAAGTACATGCTGACGCATCAGGAACTAGCTTCTGATGGGGAGATTGAAACTAAACTGATTAAG GGTGACGTTTACAGAACCAGAGGTGGTGGACAGGCAGTCCAGTTCACGGATATAGAGACTCTAAAACAAGAATCACCAACCGG
- the KIF23 gene encoding kinesin-like protein KIF23 isoform X1 has translation MKAARTKTPRKPVLKKSSNTNLKDPVGVYCRVRPLSVQDQECCIEVISETTVQIHPPDGYRIFRNGEYRETQYTFKEVFGTLVTQKALFDVVARPLVEDLIRGKNGLLFTYGVTGSGKTHTMTGSPGDGGLLPRCLDMIFNSIGPFQAKRFVFKLDDKNGVDVQCEVDALLERQKRDAMPIPKTPSGKRQIDPEFADMISVRDHCKVEEVEEDNVYSVFVSYIEIYNNYIYDLLEEVPFDPIKPKPPQSKVLREDQNHNMYVIGCTEVEVKSTEEAFEVFWRGQKKRRIANTQLNRESSRSHSVFMIKLAQAPLDADGDNVLQEREQITLSQLSLVDLAGSERTNRTKAEGNRLREAGNINQSLMTLRTCIEVLRENQMYGTNKMVPYRDSKLTHLFKNYFDGEGKVRMVVCVNPKAEDYEESLQVMRFAEMTQEVEVARPVDKPLCGLTPGRRFRNQAFKDELSRRLEIRGGPIGGETEEQSVTEILLQNFPPLPSCELLDVNDDQTLPRLIEVLEKRHRMRQMLSEEFTKNVLAFKTMLQEFDSSIVSKENYAQGKLTEKEKMIAGQKMEIERLEKKTKTLEYKIEILEKTTTIYEEDKRNLQQELESKSQKLQRQASDKRRLEARLQGMVTETTMKWEKECERRVAAKQLEMQNKLWVKDEKLKQLKAIVTEPKNEKPERPSREKDREKVFQRSVSPPPAPFSSNYVTQVPNSQPLMSQPQLHRRSNSCSSICVASCISEWEQKIPPYNKHTIGTPKARSRQQEPEQNRNCNVSDRRRGMHWTGVIEVPSRRDEIEIEEDQCCRTAPPVRLRHRRSRSAGERWVDHKPPSNVPTETVMQPHVPHAITVAAANEKALAKCDKYMLTHQELASDGEIETKLIKGDVYRTRGGGQAVQFTDIETLKQESPTGRKRRSSTSSPTPPEDAAESEWTDVETRCSVAVEMRAGSSLGPGYQHHAQPKRKKP, from the exons ATGAAGGCGGC TAGAACTAAAACTCCTAGAAAACCAGTGCTAAAGAAGTCATCCAACACAAATCTGAAAGATCCAGTTGGG GTGTACTGCAGAGTGCGTCCCCTAAGTGTTCAGGATCAGGAGTGTTGCATAGAAGTGATCAGTGAAACAACAGTTCAGATTCATCCTCCTGATGGATACAGAATATTCCGGAATGGGGAATACAGGGAG acGCAGTATACGTTTAAGGAAGTATTTGGAACTCTTGTCACTCAGAAAGCACTCTTTGATGTTGTGGCTAGACCTCTAGTAGAAGATCTCATTCGTGGAAAGAATG GTCTCCTTTTCACCTATGGTGTGACAGGTAGTGGGAAAACACACACAATGACAGGTTCTCCTGGTGATGGAGGACTTCTTCCCCGGTGCTTAGACATGATCTTCAACAGCATAGGACCATTTCAGGCCAAGCGATTT GTTTTTAAACTTGATGACAAGAACGGTGTGGATGTGCAGTGTGAAGTTGATGCTTTGTTAGAGCGTCAGAAAAGAGATGCCATGCCAATTCCAAAGACTCCATCTGGCAA ACGACAAATAGATCCAGAATTTGCTGATATGATCAGTGTACGAGATCATTGCAAAGTGGAAGAGGTTGAAGAAGACAACGTCTACAGTGTGTTTGTCTCGTATATTGAAATCTACAATAACTACATATATGACCTGTTGGAGGAAGTTCCCTTCGATCCAATAAAACCAaa ACCTCCACAATCCAAAGTACTCCGTGAGGACCAGAATCACAACATGTATGTTATAGGATGCACCGAAGTAGAGGTAAAATCTACTGAAgaagcttttgaagttttttggagAG GTCAAAAGAAAAGGCGCATTGCTAACACTCAGCTGAATCGCGAATCTAGTCGTTCTCACAGCGTGTTTATGATTAAGTTGGCTCAGGCGCCACTGGATGCAGATGGAGATAATGTCCTGCAG GAGAGAGAACAAATAACTTTAAGCCAGCTGTCCTTGGTTGATTTAGCTGGAAGTGAAAGAACGAATAGGACAAAAGCTGAAGGAAACAGACTACGTGAAGCAG GTAATATTAACCAGTCACTTATGACATTAAGAACATGTATTGAAGTTCTACGGGAGAACCAAATGTATGGAACCAACAAG atgGTCCCTTATCGAGACTCCAAATTAACCCATCTGTTCAAGAACTACTTTGATGGAGAAGGAAAAGTGCGTATGGTCGTGTGCGTTAACCCCAAGGCTGAGGACTATGAGGAAAGCTTG CAAGTCATGCGATTTGCAGAAATGACCCAAGAAGTTGAAGTTGCAAGACCTGTTGATAAACCACTGTGTGGCTTAACCCCAGGACGCCGATTTAGAAACCAGGCCTTTAAGGATGAACTCTCACGAAGACTTGAGATTCGAGGTGGCCCAATCGGCGGAG AAACAGAAGAACAGTCTGTGACAGAAATTCTTCTGCAGAACTTCCCTCCATTACCATCATGTGAACTACTGGACGTGAATGATGACCAAACACTTCCTAGACTGATTGAAGTCCTTGAGAAACGCCACAGAATGCGGCAGATGTTGTCAGAAGAGTTCACCAAAAATG TACTCGCATTTAAAACTATGCTGCaggaatttgatagcagcattGTATCCAAGGAAAACTACGCTCAAGGAAAACTCACTGAAAAGGAGAAAATGATAGCAGGACAGAAAATGGAGATTGAACGACTGGAAAAGAAAACTAAAACGTTAGAGTACAAG ATTGAGATTTTAGAGAAAACTACTACAATTTATGAAGAAGACAAACGTAATTTGCAGCAAGAGCTAGAAAGCAAGAGTCAGAAATTGCAGCGGCAGGCTTCTGATAAGCGTAGATTGGAAGCACGATTGCAAGGCATGGTGACAGAGACAACAATGAAGTGGGAGAAGGAATGT GAGCGCCGTGTGGCGGCAAAACAGCTGGAGATGCAGAACAAGCTCTGGGTCAAAGATGAGAAACTGAAGCAACTGAAAGCTATTGTTACTGAACCAAAGAatgaaaaaccagagaggccTTCACGGGAGAAGGATCGGGAGAAGGTTTTTCAGAGATCTGTGTCTCCCCCGCCAGCACCA ttttctaGTAACTATGTTACTCAAGTCCCTAACAGCCAACCTCTCATGAGCCAGCCACAGCTGCATAGACGCTCTAACTCTTGTAGCAGCATTTGTGTGGCATCCTGTATTTCGGAGTGGGAGCAGAAAATTCCTCCATACAACAAGCATACCATTGGCACACCTAAGGCAAGGAGTAGACAACAGGAACCAGAGCAAAATAGAAACTGTAATGTGTCAGACAGAAGGCGAGGGATGCACTGGACTGGAGTCATTGAGGTCCCCAGCCGTAGAGATGAGATAGAAATAGAAGAGGACCAATGCTGCAGG ACTGCACCTCCAGTTCGTCTCAGACACAGACGATCACGCTCAGCGGGGGAGAGATGGGTAGATCATAAGCCACCTTCTAATGTGCCAACTGAAACGGTCATGCAACCACATGTCCCCCATGCCATCACAGTAGCAGCTGCAAACGAAAAGGCACTAGCTAAGTGTGACAAGTACATGCTGACGCATCAGGAACTAGCTTCTGATGGGGAGATTGAAACTAAACTGATTAAG GGTGACGTTTACAGAACCAGAGGTGGTGGACAGGCAGTCCAGTTCACGGATATAGAGACTCTAAAACAAGAATCACCAACCGG